In one Spirosoma rigui genomic region, the following are encoded:
- a CDS encoding CDP-alcohol phosphatidyltransferase family protein — protein sequence MKEQAQQLIYTMVHPLIRGMMTIGMTPNLVTTIGFAINIVAAGVFIIGGELGVRGDFEYVGWGGGLILLAGLFDMLDGRLARVSGQSSTYGALFDSVLDRYSELVMFLGIGWYLIAHDYLLSSFMAFLALVGSMMVSYVRARAEGLGLSCSVGLMQRPERIVLVGGSALICGLVAPMFPPNLVVMEGVFAQPFRVDASIVLSLPLSVVAVLANYTAIVRLNHCRRLLEQ from the coding sequence ATGAAAGAGCAGGCTCAACAGTTGATTTATACGATGGTTCACCCGCTGATTCGGGGTATGATGACCATCGGCATGACCCCGAATCTGGTTACGACCATTGGCTTTGCCATCAATATTGTGGCGGCCGGGGTCTTCATCATCGGGGGCGAGTTAGGAGTACGGGGCGATTTCGAGTACGTAGGCTGGGGGGGCGGACTGATTTTGCTGGCCGGCCTGTTCGATATGCTCGACGGGCGACTGGCCCGCGTTAGTGGCCAGTCGAGTACCTACGGTGCCCTGTTCGATTCGGTGCTGGATCGTTACAGTGAGCTGGTCATGTTTCTGGGGATTGGCTGGTATCTCATTGCCCACGATTATCTGCTCAGTTCATTCATGGCGTTTTTGGCCCTGGTAGGCTCTATGATGGTGAGCTACGTCCGGGCGCGGGCCGAAGGGTTAGGCCTGTCCTGTTCCGTAGGCCTTATGCAACGCCCTGAGCGGATTGTACTGGTGGGAGGGTCGGCCCTGATCTGCGGGTTGGTAGCACCCATGTTTCCACCCAACCTGGTTGTGATGGAAGGCGTTTTTGCCCAACCGTTCCGGGTAGATGCCAGTATTGTCCTTTCACTGCCTTTATCGGTTGTTGCCGTACTGGCCAACTACACCGCCATTGTCCGGCTTAATCACTGCCGTCGGCTTTTAGAACAATAA
- a CDS encoding DUF4833 domain-containing protein, whose translation MHYWLLLVGWASLFPFGIHTTDTRLSTTFGSSSHKVMARTTSHGDTDTDEGWPVPPAGPNRLFYIQRSSNANTIVYDAQLRKNGQFDPQEPVSVYWLRLAEQGQRQELSWIQRTLAYGIADPERKGTSGLVTSVVSYRKRKLNLLVDPSGKPMAQIQINGRLAQLHHVFVQIRDGQGPMGISKIAHVDIFGQDPQTGKPVHERFVP comes from the coding sequence ATGCACTACTGGTTGCTGCTGGTGGGTTGGGCTAGTCTCTTCCCGTTTGGTATACACACGACCGACACGCGACTGTCAACAACGTTCGGGTCGTCTTCTCATAAGGTTATGGCACGAACTACGTCGCACGGGGATACCGACACCGACGAGGGATGGCCTGTACCCCCCGCAGGCCCCAATCGGCTGTTTTACATCCAGCGCAGTTCGAACGCCAATACCATTGTCTACGACGCGCAACTACGCAAGAACGGGCAGTTCGATCCGCAGGAACCGGTTTCGGTTTACTGGCTTCGGCTGGCCGAACAGGGACAGCGACAGGAGCTTTCCTGGATTCAGCGGACCCTGGCCTATGGCATTGCCGATCCCGAACGGAAAGGAACCAGTGGCCTGGTGACGAGCGTGGTCAGTTACCGGAAACGAAAGCTGAACCTCCTTGTCGATCCGAGTGGGAAGCCCATGGCCCAGATCCAGATCAACGGTCGGCTGGCGCAGCTCCATCATGTGTTCGTGCAGATACGGGACGGGCAGGGACCCATGGGCATCAGCAAGATTGCCCATGTCGACATTTTTGGGCAGGACCCACAAACAGGAAAACCAGTTCATGAACGATTTGTCCCCTAA
- a CDS encoding phosphatase PAP2 family protein, with protein MNDLSPNPAPLVGAPRPSVGSRLLRTVVATVLYFAWFAGLVGLRPEHSVLYGIMLFLYWSSRRGQRLLLALSPLIAYWIIYDSLRIMPNYTVGEVHIASLYNAEKQLFGIGEGALRQTPNEWFATHSYQFIDVLSGFWYLSWVPVPLLVAIYWFLTNKERYARFVGAFVFVNILGFIVYYLYPAAPPWYVAMHGFNLVPQTLGSTAGLSRFDAWLGVEVFKGIYAKNSNVFAAMPSLHSAYPVVVAYYVIRAGRWPVRIGAVLFAVGIWLAAVYTSHHYILDVLAGITCALVGVTLWEGLITGRVGRPWFRRFVTAIQ; from the coding sequence ATGAACGATTTGTCCCCTAATCCCGCCCCGCTGGTTGGCGCACCCAGGCCATCGGTTGGCTCGCGGTTGCTGCGTACGGTCGTTGCTACGGTCTTGTACTTCGCCTGGTTTGCTGGACTGGTAGGACTTCGGCCTGAGCACAGTGTCCTGTACGGGATCATGCTGTTCCTCTACTGGAGTTCGCGCCGGGGACAGCGGCTATTGCTGGCGCTGAGCCCGCTCATTGCCTACTGGATCATTTATGACTCCCTCCGGATCATGCCCAACTATACCGTAGGAGAGGTGCACATTGCCAGTTTGTACAATGCCGAAAAACAGCTGTTTGGTATTGGCGAGGGTGCCCTCCGGCAAACGCCCAACGAGTGGTTTGCTACCCATTCCTACCAGTTCATCGACGTGCTCAGCGGGTTCTGGTATCTAAGCTGGGTGCCTGTTCCCCTGCTGGTGGCTATCTATTGGTTTCTGACCAACAAGGAGCGCTACGCGCGATTCGTGGGGGCGTTCGTGTTCGTCAATATCCTCGGCTTCATCGTGTACTACCTATACCCGGCAGCTCCGCCCTGGTACGTAGCAATGCATGGCTTTAACCTGGTTCCGCAAACACTGGGCAGTACGGCCGGTCTCAGTCGATTCGATGCCTGGCTGGGAGTAGAAGTATTCAAGGGAATCTACGCCAAAAACTCTAATGTATTTGCGGCTATGCCGTCGCTCCATTCGGCTTATCCGGTCGTAGTGGCCTACTACGTTATTCGGGCGGGGCGGTGGCCGGTGCGGATCGGGGCGGTCCTGTTCGCGGTCGGTATCTGGCTGGCGGCTGTTTACACAAGTCATCATTACATCCTGGATGTGCTGGCCGGTATTACCTGCGCCCTGGTTGGGGTAACGCTGTGGGAAGGACTGATTACGGGCCGCGTTGGCCGGCCCTGGTTTCGGCGGTTCGTCACCGCAATTCAGTAA
- a CDS encoding L-threonylcarbamoyladenylate synthase, whose protein sequence is MPAEFLKLYPQNPDPRRIEHVVRALRDGAVIIYPTDTVYGMGCDIHNARAVERVARIKGIKPTKNDFSFICYDLSHIADYARVSNQAFKLMKRVLPGPFTFILEASGNVPKLVNTNKKTVGIRVPDHAIPRQIVHQLGNPIVTTSIRDEDEVIEYSTDPELIFEKFQHLVDIVIDGGYGGNVGSTIVDATDDDFSVVRQGLGELIL, encoded by the coding sequence ATGCCAGCCGAATTCCTGAAACTTTATCCCCAGAATCCCGATCCGCGCCGAATCGAACACGTTGTGCGGGCGCTCCGCGATGGAGCAGTGATCATTTACCCAACCGATACTGTCTACGGTATGGGTTGCGATATTCACAATGCCCGGGCCGTTGAGCGGGTAGCCCGGATCAAGGGGATCAAACCGACTAAGAACGATTTTTCGTTTATCTGCTACGACCTGAGTCACATTGCCGACTACGCACGGGTAAGCAACCAGGCCTTCAAGCTCATGAAACGAGTATTGCCGGGACCGTTCACGTTCATCCTCGAAGCAAGCGGCAACGTCCCTAAACTGGTGAATACCAACAAGAAAACTGTCGGCATCCGGGTGCCCGACCACGCCATTCCCCGCCAGATCGTACACCAGCTTGGTAACCCGATTGTAACCACGTCGATTCGGGATGAGGACGAGGTGATCGAGTATTCTACCGATCCTGAACTGATCTTCGAGAAATTTCAACACCTGGTCGACATTGTCATTGATGGCGGCTACGGCGGTAACGTAGGCTCGACCATTGTGGACGCCACCGACGATGACTTTTCGGTTGTCAGACAGGGCCTGGGGGAATTAATTCTTTGA
- a CDS encoding glycosyltransferase codes for MNSVTGQLSPLPMGAHLNRIKPWVTVICISYNHQAYVEQALQSVVDQTYPNVELIVIDNGSTDGSVATIEGFVRKNPSVRFIKNLANLGLNRAFNQGLALAGGRYIIDLSADDVLLPNRISRQADLFERLSGPYAVVFSNAVYIDAQGRETGSHYPVGSDGRTLTRVPSGDVFKSVLTAYFICTPTMMMRRDVLVELGGYDESLSYEDFDFWVRSSRLYYYAFIDEVLTCKRVLPTSLSAQVSQPENPLLRSTLIVCRKAFDRCQTRDEYRALANRIRTFIRKAFYVEQFELALQFGQLLQEIERPDLLTNLILQLSRLHPPVNQLYRQYLKYSYLNRPHPSPVKFV; via the coding sequence ATGAATTCTGTCACAGGCCAGTTAAGTCCGCTTCCAATGGGCGCGCACTTAAATCGGATAAAACCTTGGGTAACTGTCATTTGCATAAGTTACAACCACCAGGCCTACGTCGAGCAGGCGCTGCAATCGGTGGTTGATCAAACCTACCCAAACGTTGAGCTCATCGTTATCGACAACGGCAGCACAGATGGTTCCGTGGCGACCATTGAGGGTTTTGTTCGGAAAAATCCGTCCGTCCGCTTTATCAAAAACCTCGCCAACCTGGGTTTAAACCGGGCATTCAATCAGGGCCTTGCGCTGGCAGGAGGGCGTTACATCATCGATCTCTCGGCCGACGACGTGCTGCTTCCGAACCGCATCAGCCGCCAGGCCGATCTTTTCGAGCGCTTGTCGGGGCCCTACGCCGTAGTATTTTCCAACGCCGTTTACATCGATGCGCAGGGCCGGGAAACGGGCAGCCACTACCCGGTTGGAAGCGATGGCCGGACGCTCACCAGGGTTCCATCGGGCGATGTGTTCAAATCCGTCCTGACGGCGTACTTCATCTGCACCCCCACGATGATGATGCGCCGGGATGTTTTGGTCGAACTGGGTGGTTACGACGAGTCCCTGAGCTACGAAGATTTCGACTTCTGGGTGCGCTCCTCCCGCCTGTACTACTACGCGTTCATCGACGAAGTGCTAACCTGCAAACGGGTACTGCCCACCTCCCTGTCGGCGCAGGTGAGCCAGCCCGAGAATCCCCTGCTGCGTTCAACGCTGATCGTATGTCGCAAAGCGTTCGACCGGTGTCAGACCCGCGACGAGTACCGGGCCCTGGCGAACCGCATCCGGACCTTTATCCGGAAAGCGTTTTACGTTGAGCAGTTCGAGCTGGCCCTTCAGTTTGGGCAGCTGCTCCAGGAAATCGAACGGCCCGATCTCCTGACGAACCTGATCTTGCAGCTGAGCCGGCTGCACCCGCCCGTCAACCAGCTCTACCGGCAGTATCTCAAGTACAGTTACCTGAATCGGCCGCACCCTTCGCCCGTGAAATTTGTTTAG
- a CDS encoding YihY/virulence factor BrkB family protein has protein sequence MFDKLMGLRALEGTRNWMQQHHPFNSKTTWYEFLKKMLQKIAENDTSERAASVSYSLILAVFPTIIFLFTLIPYFPIPNLEEQIMGFFRRVLPGDTFSTVGTTIQDIISRPRGGVLSLGFLLALYSATSGLVALMNAFNSSHESEDRRGFFKVRGVAVGLTFTLAIALILAILGLIVGGIVSDYLLRFGILNNVVVVNLLAVGRYLTVFAVFVAAVSIIYRFGPDVNMKWTFVTPGSVAASLLIVLTTLGFSYYVSNFGSYNKVYGSIGTLIALMIWINLIALLLILGFEMNVALYNLEGDKNPDMAQKTTNATPNT, from the coding sequence ATGTTCGATAAACTAATGGGTCTGCGCGCCCTTGAAGGGACGCGGAACTGGATGCAGCAGCATCACCCGTTCAACTCCAAAACAACCTGGTATGAGTTTTTGAAAAAGATGTTGCAGAAGATCGCGGAGAACGACACCAGCGAGCGGGCGGCTTCTGTATCGTACAGTCTCATCCTGGCCGTGTTTCCAACGATTATCTTTCTCTTCACGCTTATTCCCTACTTCCCGATTCCCAATCTGGAAGAGCAGATCATGGGTTTCTTCCGGCGCGTGCTGCCCGGCGACACTTTCAGTACGGTCGGAACAACCATCCAGGATATCATTAGCCGCCCCCGCGGTGGCGTGCTGTCACTGGGCTTCCTGCTGGCACTATACTCAGCCACGAGCGGACTGGTTGCACTCATGAACGCCTTCAACTCCTCGCACGAGTCGGAGGACAGACGCGGTTTTTTCAAAGTCCGGGGGGTTGCCGTCGGGTTAACGTTTACACTCGCGATTGCGTTGATCCTGGCTATCCTAGGCCTGATCGTCGGTGGAATTGTGAGCGATTACCTGCTCCGGTTCGGCATCCTGAACAACGTCGTGGTGGTGAATTTGCTGGCGGTTGGTCGCTACCTGACCGTTTTTGCCGTTTTCGTGGCTGCCGTTTCCATCATTTACCGTTTCGGACCGGACGTGAACATGAAGTGGACCTTTGTTACGCCGGGATCGGTAGCAGCCTCGCTGCTGATCGTGCTGACCACGCTCGGCTTTTCCTACTATGTCTCTAATTTCGGATCATACAATAAGGTGTACGGCTCAATCGGTACGCTTATTGCTCTAATGATCTGGATCAACTTGATTGCCCTCTTATTAATTCTGGGGTTTGAGATGAACGTAGCGCTGTATAACCTGGAAGGGGATAAAAATCCGGATATGGCGCAGAAAACAACAAATGCCACCCCAAACACGTGA
- a CDS encoding acyl-CoA thioesterase, translated as MLTYDVTDIRVRYYDTDQMGIVYYGNYARFYEIGRVETMRYLGLNYKELEERGISMPVYDLTSRFIRPAKYDDLLTIRVTIPQMPKTRFMFAYEIFNQDGVLLNTGQTTLVFVRADTGRPCTAPDDLVEAARPFFA; from the coding sequence ATGCTTACTTACGACGTTACTGACATTCGGGTGCGTTACTACGACACCGACCAGATGGGCATTGTTTACTACGGTAACTATGCCCGTTTTTATGAAATTGGCCGCGTTGAAACCATGCGGTATCTGGGGCTGAATTATAAAGAGCTGGAGGAGCGCGGTATTTCCATGCCCGTTTACGACCTGACATCCCGGTTTATTAGGCCGGCCAAATATGATGATCTGCTAACCATTCGGGTTACCATTCCGCAGATGCCCAAAACCCGGTTTATGTTTGCCTACGAGATTTTTAATCAGGATGGCGTATTGTTAAATACCGGCCAGACGACGCTCGTTTTCGTCCGCGCCGATACCGGTCGACCCTGCACGGCTCCCGACGATCTGGTCGAAGCAGCCCGTCCTTTTTTCGCCTGA
- the mltG gene encoding endolytic transglycosylase MltG: MSRNLKIGLFLTVSILLTTFTFYFWQIFRSPNLQTQENDKTFALLIPRGSTFESVMDTLKKNDVINDELSFRFLAKLMKYPERVKEGRYEIKPRMGNREALVKLRSGSQDAMPVTFNSMRQKSDLIQRLGSKFEFGPAALGSLLNDPAVCQKYGFDTTTIVCLFLPNTYEFFWTIKPEALLERMGNEYKKFWTPERQAKAKALGLSQTQTQVLASIVAAETNKRDEQPRVAGVYLNRLKRGIKLEADPTVIFALRDFTIRRLLNKQLTVDSPYNTYRYTGLPPGPINLPAPATIDAVLNAEQHDYLYFVVDARFNGYHTFSKTLSEHLANARLYQQALTRMKIMK; encoded by the coding sequence ATGTCGCGCAATCTTAAAATTGGCCTGTTCCTAACCGTCTCGATCTTACTGACTACGTTCACCTTTTACTTCTGGCAGATTTTCAGAAGTCCGAACCTGCAGACCCAGGAAAACGATAAAACCTTTGCCCTGCTCATTCCCCGCGGTTCGACCTTCGAGTCGGTCATGGATACGCTCAAGAAGAACGACGTCATTAACGACGAGCTGTCGTTCCGGTTCCTGGCCAAGCTTATGAAATACCCCGAACGGGTAAAAGAGGGGCGTTATGAAATCAAACCACGCATGGGTAACCGGGAAGCGCTCGTCAAGCTGCGTAGCGGCAGCCAGGACGCCATGCCCGTAACGTTCAACAGCATGCGGCAGAAAAGCGACCTGATCCAGCGGCTGGGCAGCAAGTTTGAGTTTGGTCCGGCGGCTCTGGGCAGCCTGCTCAACGATCCCGCCGTTTGCCAGAAATACGGCTTTGATACGACCACCATCGTTTGCCTGTTCCTGCCCAATACCTACGAGTTCTTCTGGACCATCAAACCCGAAGCCCTGCTGGAACGCATGGGTAACGAGTACAAAAAGTTCTGGACACCCGAGCGGCAGGCTAAAGCCAAAGCCCTCGGCCTGAGTCAAACCCAGACCCAGGTGCTGGCCTCCATCGTAGCGGCCGAGACCAACAAGCGCGACGAGCAGCCCCGCGTAGCCGGGGTGTATCTGAACCGGCTCAAGCGCGGCATCAAACTCGAAGCCGATCCCACCGTTATTTTTGCCCTGCGCGACTTCACCATCCGGCGGCTCCTGAACAAGCAGCTAACCGTCGACTCGCCCTACAACACCTACCGCTACACGGGTCTGCCACCGGGTCCCATCAACCTGCCCGCCCCCGCAACCATCGATGCGGTGCTCAACGCCGAACAGCACGACTACCTCTATTTTGTGGTCGATGCCCGGTTCAACGGCTATCACACCTTCTCGAAAACCCTGTCGGAGCACTTGGCCAACGCCCGGCTTTATCAGCAGGCTCTGACCCGCATGAAAATTATGAAGTAA